A region from the Metopolophium dirhodum isolate CAU chromosome 9, ASM1992520v1, whole genome shotgun sequence genome encodes:
- the LOC132951998 gene encoding uncharacterized protein LOC132951998, which translates to MHQTSKDKIDQEKIKINEVGKAFFEIQFDAKEKIITRLNDEIKDFNNKNEKLKGKINRLNKKLKDDYEYLKKILDEKTNFEKQLKAETAQLKQEFDSMDETGTSKLKEQHDEFIREAGKYKSITAIYVGRLNKLHEFSKQEQILEKKYTDIKEQNVITDKNYEIALKNLEENKYKSEQIAKRNMLKRCVDFSLHMKKQSLAVECPVEGASTKDVLDLKEMVDIGNKQNAIHEQKILNLKEENKLLNEALKELSKSNREKIIQKNIDDYSKEKNYVDLGPYNTRQDVTILESELTNAKNLPGIHRQDKDKVTVGRVAPISLVTNVEKDDAKMQSVDQNLYVAQMKLRDNLSANELLNRRIWKAQDVLLSVYEKASVHLEEIKSNTDDSREKMNSFIQNLDKELRTL; encoded by the exons ATGCATCAGACAAGTAAAGATAAAATTGatcaagaaaaaattaaaataaatgaagtgGGCAAGGCATTTTTTGAAATCCAATTTGATgctaaagaaaaaattattactag GTTGAATGATGAGATCAaagatttcaataataaaaacgagaagttaaaaggtaaaatcaatcgtttaaataaaaaattgaaagatgattacgaatatttaaaaaagattttGGACGAGaaaactaattttgaaaaacaattaaagGCGGAAACCGCTCAACTAAAACAA gaaTTCGATTCTATGGACGAAACAGGCACAAGTAAATTAAAAGAACAACACGATGAATTCATTAGAGAAGCCGGAAAATATAAATCGATTACTGCTATATACG tGGGAAGATTAAATAAGTTGCATGAATTTTCCAAACAAGAACAAATACTCGAAAAGAAATACACAGACATTAAAGAACAAAATGTAATCACGGATAAAAACTATGAAATTGCATTGAAAAATCTCGAggagaataaatataaaagtgaaCAAAT cgCTAAAAGAAACATGTTAAAACGATGTGTAGATTTCTCACTACACATGAAAAAACAATCATTGGCGGTTGAATGTCCTGTTGAAGGGGCGAGTACCAAAGATGTCCTCGATCTTAAAGAAATG GTGGACATAGGCAATAAACAGAACGCGATTCACGAACAAAAAATTCTCAATTTGAAggaagaaaataaattacttaacgaGGCACTTAAAGAATTATCGAAATCGAACcgagaaaaaattatacaaaaaaatattgatgattaTTCGAAGGAGAAAAAC TACGTCGACCTGGGGCCTTACAATACTCGACAGGATGTGACAATTTTGGAAAGTGAACTGACGAACGCGAAGAATTTGCCAGGAATACATCGGCAGGATAAGGATAAAGTTACGGTAGGGCGCGTGGCTCCAATATCTCTCGTGACCAATGTCGAAAAAGACGATGCTAAAATGCAGTCCGTGGACCAAAACTTATATGTGGCCCAGATGAAGTTGCGTGACAATCTGTCTGCCAACGAGTTGTTGAATCGTCGGATTTGGAAGGCTCAGGACGTGTTGTTAAGTGTCTACGAGAAAGCGTCGGTTCATTTGGAAGAG ATAAAATCTAATACAGACGACTCCAGggaaaaaatgaatagttttattcaaaatctgGACAAAGAATTAAGAACGCTTTAG